The nucleotide window GTACTCGAAGTAAGAGAAGGGGAAGCATTAACctacaaaagaggaaaaaaagtcagcatcaatttatttttttttcagtggtataATAGTTCTCCAAACAGCATGTGTGATGATTATATTGTACAGTTTGGGAAACTAAGACCCAGTTTCTCAAAGCACATCTTTCACTGGAAGGAATCCCCCACTgggcatttttctttttccttaaaaacaaaagcacacCACTAAACATCTGCAGTGTCAGCCCGAAACTTTTTGCTGAGACTAGAGTCAGCAGAATGAATCAGACATagatttttgtttaattttttaagcTTACAGGGATACAAAACCCCAGAATTTCAATGCTTACAATTTGCCTGATTCAATCCAACAGATGTTATATACTGGAATCTGTATATATTTACGTTCTTATTCTGAGTTCTCCTCTGTTAAACTGTGAGCTGGAGAAACACATACATGCTCTCTATTCAAAGCACTACATTGCATCTTGTTTTAGTTACAACTGGGGTAAGTCAAACATTTCGTCTTCCACATTTATAATGGAGAAGTGGTATCAGAACAATAAACTGatactgtttttcttttataaagtCCATTTACCTTGGATCTTTCACTTTCGATTAGACTGAGAAGGAAGAGGGTTGGATAAAATTTACGTTGAACATAACAGATTCAAGGTCAATACACTGAACAGAAATctatgagggaaaaaaaaaaacttccaagTATCTCAATTATGTTTTTTgtgcctcttttctttcctctcaacCTGCAACATTAAGGCCACAACAGCATTTAAAACTTAAGTTTGATGTCACACTCCACAGAGTCAATGCAAATTTTCCAGCTCCTGATACAGTATTAATAGGGCTGTTAACATTCAGATTGCCTCTGAAGTCCAGTTGTATGGATGCCCTGGgtttaaaagacaaaacagaaatCCACAAGCAAACAGAATCACCaaacaaacaggaaacaaaagcacACGTTAGCTTGGTCAACATACGGatcttttgcttttcaaaatttGTCTTAATTTGCTTTCCTGAGGAATACAATATATCGTTTCAAAAGAGGAAAGACTACACTGAAACCTACTTAGTTTTATTCTGTGAAACGAGAGGGAAGTTTTTTTTGTCCCGTATTTTATGTAACTTTACCTCAATTAACCATGGTTTAAGCTTGTCATCAATGATAATGTCATATCCGTAACACTCAAAGCAGTGTTTATCATTATTCATTACAGGCtgaaaaaagacaacaaaatcaacagttaaaattaatttgaatgaagaattaaaattaatattaaaaccaTCAATTTAGTAATCTTACTATGCACTTTGCTTGCTAGAAATCATAAATGTGATTAAATTATTCATCTTCTACAACAGTTTTATGTGTTGTAACTCTAATACAAGCTTGGTAACTAATAAATTCAGGATTACCTCTTTTTTCCAATAATAACTATAGCATTAATGCTAAGTGCTGGGTTACATTAATTGTCCATTATGTTTCCAGTGTGAAAATTTAAGTGTTTTCATATTTTGCAAAATTAGTAACAACAGTTAAAGCCGGCATGAAGAGAAATCAGGAAGTTTTAAAATTTACAGCTTCACATCACTGAATTCTTTAAACTTCAGAAAAAGGAGACCTCTTCAAAGACATTTCTTCCATTATACTACAATAACTATGCAGAAACTTGAGGTCAATTACCAGTTACACTTAAAAATTATAATTACCTCAAGGCAGCTATGATACTGAAAGCCAAGAGAGACCAGGGACCAAGTTGTGCTTACATGCACACTCTCCAGGGAATCAACAGTCTTCCAGCATCTGCTAAACATTTGCAGTCTGCATGGTAAGACTTTTCTTCTATGCAAATTTCATCAGATCTTTTAAATAAACCTTTGTAGCAGGTTAGTGAGATATTTTGCCCTAGACTACTTCTAAAAGTTTTTTAGTCTTTCAGGGGGCGTAAGGGGGATGGAGAAACAAGCATCTCTCATTACATTTGTCGTTGTCAGAAGGATAAAAGACCAAAACACTTCATTCTGAATAATTCTCAACAGTTTTTCTCTTCTAAGGTTCTGCTAACATTTGGATTAAATCCCTTTTCTTCTGACATCTGGTTTCAAATATGACGGCACAGTAGAGGCTGAATTGAGCCATGCTTCCCTAATTGGCACAGATTCTAGCTTCAAGACCTTGTTCCTCCTTCTTGTGCTGATTCTGATGTTCACCTGGTCCTTCAGTGAGGTGATTCAGCAGAACACTAACCATTAATAAAGCAAGTGAGCTGCTTCAGCTCATGACAGTGCCAGGACTAACTCAAAAGAGATGACAGGACCATGCACTTGGGAACAGGGCAGTCCTTAGCACCAGGAAGCTATTCAGTTACCCCATGTGTGATAACACAGAGTGATACTTGCTCTCTAGTGTAATCATGGAATATAACTTAAACACTAATAAGTTACTTAAGTAAAGGACTGGTTGctagttttggttgtttgggggtttttaataACAGTTCACAGTAACAATGTGACCCAGGTACCGAAGAGGTGAAAGTAAGTTATGTAACTATGCTGAACTAATAGTCCTACATTTTCTATGATAAGTTGTCCCCTAGAGCTATATTTCCTTTGGCATGTTTGTTATTGCTGAAATGACGTCATGCACCTTGGCAGCACTTCATGCTATTCACAAGGGCAGTATGAAGTTATATCAAGTAGTTCACTGAGCCCTCAAGGAAAGAGATTCTTCTACTTCAATACACACAGATAGTGCTCCCACCCACCCCAGGATTCAAGTTCCGTCAGCTTGGAGAAATCTAGCAACAACAGAATTGCAGAAATCAGCATCAACACCATCACTCAAATAGAAGAAACCAGATTTTAAGAGTTTTGATGGCAAGCTTACTTTCATGGTTATGAGAAGCCTGCAGCTGTAATGCTATCACTGGCAGCATTCCAGGAACAGTACTCACCGCAACAGCCTTCAGTGACTGCACAATTATCCAGTGAATTTCATCAAATAATTTGTTTGTGACTTCCTTTCCACGGGTGCTCTCCAGATACAGGCGTAAGTTACTCACTGTCCACTTGCCTCCATGGATATGATTGTAATCATCCTGAAGAGTTAAGGAGTTCGTTCAGTCTAAGCTTTTGTTAAGCAGCTTTGTTTCATTCACACACAGATGCTCTAAAAACAAACTCAGCAAATTGGGTTTACTCTGTTTTACAGCTTTATGAAGACTTCAGCTTTACTTTGAACTGCCCTCTATATAAACAACTTTTTATTACAGCTGTATATGTTTATGTCGCACATTGCAAATCATGTAATAAATCTTTCTTAGAAGATAAAAAACAACTGGTACTTGGACAGTTTTAcagtaaaatataaattatgatTTGGatatatacattttaaaatgtgaaagaattgaactttttcctcctctagGGATAAGGGAGAAATAATTAAGTTAGCAATAGCTAAATTTCACTGATGTTAGTAGTTTTAAAATGCAGTCCTTTAAAGTGCTTACCTgtgtttattaatttaaaatgagACTTGCTTGTTTTCCAAAAGGTAAATGCTGTATCTTCCTAATGGTGATACTGATAAAACTTAGATTCAAGAACACAGTGAAATGACCACTGAATTATTTTTCAACCAAGTCAGTATTTTGATCTAGGAAACCCACTAAGTGCTACTGAAACAGaacaggggaagaaaggaattCACCTTATTTGTCTTTTCAGAAGCTATCAAAGCTCTGCACTACATTCTCTTTACATGGAAAGACAAGATCAAGCTAATTGTACTCTTACTGATGCAAAGACACACGCTGAGCCGGCAAGTAACTCTCAACACAAATGGTTTGTCCCTTTAAAAAAGCTCTCCTCAGAGCACTTCTAAGGATTAGATACCTGCTACAAACACAATGCTTAGTACAGAAGAAAGTTCTCAGAGGAACAAAATATGCCATCCTTCAaggcaaggattttttttctacaactCTCCCCTTTAGTAAATTTGGAAAACTGGACCGTACAAATAAAGATCTGAAATGTGGTTCTCAGGACTTGCTGCATGGAAAAACATGTCTTGAGACTAGATTCCAGCAAGGGAACAGAGATCAAAGTCTCAACCGTCTGCATTTCCAAACAAGTAATCAAATCAAAATAGACTACAACTGTGTAGAGCTTTACGCAACTGCAGcagtttaattaaaaatgttgaACATTGCAGGCTACAAAGAAGATCACTAACtgaaaaaagcagaagcagcactgttgttttgtttgtattaCACAGGCAGTGAATAACGTTTGGAGCACAAACATTACAATGGATATAGCGACTTACTCTCCTTCCTTCATTTtactctttccttctcccctaTACTGACACTTTTCAAATTAGGGATATTTGTAGGGTACAAACACTGAAATTCTATGGTTCACATAGGGCTTAAAGTGGAGATTCAGAGTTAGAACTCAAGGAGTTTTTTCTTCATTATCATTTCGATAAATTACTTGACAGTTCTAATTGGATTCTTCTAAGAGTATACAGCTTAAATGCCTCCAAAGATACAGACATTTAAAACAGATAGGATAGACAGAATGGCTTTAAATTAAACTTCTCTTGCCTCTTTCTGCAAAAATCAACAGATATTAGAGGTTCAGAATTTAGAAAAGTTTTTCACATACTGTAGCAATGACTCCATATTTTCAAGCTGCTACTTCTATACTCATTTCTGTTGTCTTTCTTACTCTCCAAGTGACCTCACCACTACTTTCTACTTTTATTTAGGATATACCTTGAAGGCCATTCTTTAACTGGTAGAGAAGATGAACGGGTACATAATAATGGAATAAGCAACATATCATATGCCTCACCTCTTCACTAGCAACAGCACCATGATTTATGCTGTAAGCTATAGGGGATCTGCTTTCACCAGAACTATTTATCAGTGCACCCTCTCAAACCATAATGTCTCTGAAGCACTTCACAAATCATCCCCTTATGAAGACAATGTTTGTAGTACTGAAAACTGCCATATTTTGACACTTACCTTGGTCTATAACTACCACCATAAGTGACATTTATAATTCATGTTGTGACAGGAATATCCAGATAAAAGCAGTTCTGCAAGATGTGGCACATCTTGCAGAACAATATTAGACAAGCACGTTTAGCAAGGTTGCAAGGTACACTACATGTATTTGGTGTGTGATTGTATCTGTACACACATATGAATATATATGCATGAGTGTACGTGTACGCACAGGCACCTACACATGTATTTTCCATACACTTAAAATAAACCCTATGCAATTAGGAAGTGAGACAATGGAGTTTTAATTACTGTAGCAGAGGGAAGGTTTATAAATCACAGACATCCGCTGAAAAGGCAAAAGGGACAGTCATCATCATCAAATGGATTCCCTGAAGAAACCAGGCTTTGTCAGTGATTAGTATATGCCCATCTGTCCATGTCACCCCTGACCCATTAGCCTTTCCTCCCACTGGTGAATTTCAGCCTGTTATGACTCAGGGAAGTGCTGTCAAAACTATCAGATGTCCATGTTTCATGAACGTCAATAGCAAATTCCAGGACAAAACCGTTCTGCAGAAAGAACTCTGTCCAGTTAGGAGGAAGCCACCAGCTGGCAAGGCACCAAGCATTTATCTCCAAGCTTGCAACATTCCCTTACCCAGAGAATAAGGATAGGGGTGGTGGAAACATAAGAAGAAGCTGGTAAGTACTGTGACAGTAGGTAAGTGCTAGAAATAGGAAAGCTGAATTAACTGCATgtaagagggaaagggaggtcAGGAAAGCAGTATTAAAGTCCTGTTATAAAATACAAACCCACAGGAACCAGGCTTCATCAATTTCACTGGTCACAGAATTAATTGCTAAGTGAGCATATTAGCATTACATGACAGGAGACTTGAAGAAGAAAACCCCTGCTTTCAACTACTGAAAGTCAATACTGAAGATATCACGGCCTATTACAGAGGTGCAGCTCATTATCTTGTATACTTTCCATTTGCAGTCTTCCAAAACATGTTTAAGTTCAAGCTGAAGTATTTTAACCACAAGATGGTGAAGAGTATGACAAATAAAACCTTTTCATTCCACATTTTTGAAAAGATTTAAGAAAATCGTTCTTGCTACAAAAGAGCACCTAAGAACTCGGTACACTTACCCCATGTTTCTGAATGGCAACATTTGTAAGGTGTACAAACATGTTATCCAGTTCACTTGTGCTTGGTGTATATTTTACTGTGCAAAATCGGCAAAATCCAAGTTTATACcttaaatgcaaaaaaaaaaaaaaaaaaaaaaaaggcaaagagcaTCCAAAAATACCAGGTATATGTTAAATTACTGTGTGCAACTAGCACAGCATTATTTGGACTACATTAAACGTTCTCTCAAAGTGaaacacaaatatatacaatcttACATGTAGCATCTCAGTGGACGATAGGTAGATACTAAAACATACAGACGAAGATCAAATTTCTTTCCACCAATAAGTAATGGATTGTTGATATAAAGAGAAATCACATAGGCTTCTTTGGAGGACTGAGACACAAACCTGAAAAacacaaatcacagaaatcacagaattgtcagggttggaagggacctccaagatcatccagttccaaccacccctaccatgggcagggacacctcacattacatctggttgctcagagccacattcagcctggccttaaaaacatccaaggatgaggcttctaccacctccctgggcaacttgttccaggctttcaccaccctcatggtaaagaacttcttcctaacatccagtctgaatctacccacttctagttttgctgcattccctctagtcctatcactacctgacactctCAAAAAGTCCCTCAACAacttttttgtaggcccccttaagatactgggaggccataataaggtctccttagaaccgtctcttctccatactgaataaccccaactctttcagtctgtctccatagcagaggtgctccagccttgtgATCATCCTCTGGACGTGCttcagcacatccatatcttttCTGTAATAGGGgcgctccagaactggatgcagtactcaggtggggtctcactagagtggagtagaggggaagaatcacctcccttgacctgctggctacattCCTCTTGATGCAGAATGTGACAATTCCAACAATATAATCTTCTAAGTACTTTTCCTTCACTCTGCAAATTTTGGATTGACTAAAACCATGCATCTTTCACCAACAAAACGTATAAATTTACACTGGTTAATAAAACACACTTGGCAGCAGGCATTAGGTAccaaaagaattaaaaacacTAAACAGATGACTAAGACCGATTAACTGTTTCAACTCAGTTTGGGTAGCTGACCAAACCATTCAGAGCACAGCTCTACAAGCCACTCTTTTCCTTGGAGAGCATTTAGAGTTTGGCATGGTTCAGACAAGCAAAAACTACCTACTGCACTAGCTTCATTAGTCAATTACTTATACTCCTGGAATATTTGTATTCATGCTTGGTGTGCAACTGCAAACCACTGTGAAATGCTAAGATAACATTCAGACTGTGAGAAACAGAACAagtcaaacagaaaataaaaaggctcAAATAATATTCAGCAAGACACTTTATAACATtcaaatatggaaaaaaaaattagttgcGTGATCAAAACTTTTACAagtcaaaggaaaacaaaaattgctAACCTATTTCATCCATTAGGAGGTAGACCACTAACATGAGGTGTCTTATTTTGTGCTCCAAatggaaaaatatatatatttcatataTATGCATTCTTTGTAgtaattttaaaagatatttcatatatattaaataaattaaatactgAAATTTCTTAGGAAGATATTTTCCTCTTGCTTCCTGTTATTTAATACCATAGAACAGAACAATTTATTTTTGGGCAATTTTCCCCCTAATAACATTTCTGAAAGAATAGTTCATTAAACACTTCTTTGTACCTTCTCATACCAAACCAAATCATATGAAAACCTGCTTGAAGGAGGAAGTCAGATAACAACTGCGATTAAATTCAAAACTAACTATATAATGACAAAGCAATAATAATGGAATACTTTTCCCATGCATCAGACAACGGGCATGTTAACATGGTTCACCTCATTATGGAAAGTACAATAAAGGCTTTCTGTTTTTGGAACTTACGAAGATGTCTTGCTATCTCGAGACCACTTTTTAATTTGGGAGAGTTTATTGATTAGAAATATTCCTTTTCCTTGAGCTTTGCCACAAGGCTTCATGATCCAAGTGCTGGAGGGATTTTTTCTGAATTCCTCCACAAAGAGATTATAATCGGCAGGAAGCATGAAAGTAACAGGAACAAAATCTGAGTTAAGGGGAGAACAAAAAGGTGTACAATTAAGGACAGCATATCCAATAAGGTTATTGATAGAGAGACTAAAAAACGTCCATCTTTTCAGTTCTCCAGTCTGTCACAATCCACCTTCATTAAGTCTCACATTGCTTTTAATCTCATTTAAATTCTCACTTTTACTTAAACAATTGCAAAGTGTTACATGCTGCTAACTGCAGATTAGTAGTATTTAAATCACATGAATACATTTTCTTCTGTATATGTGCTGTGAGATTAGAGCATCATATACCATTTCAACTTAACTTGAAACTTTCTTAATTTTTTATGTCAGGTTTTACTGCTCCACTAACCATTCTGTACATGCAAAAATGCCACTGCTGATGTTCCTTCCCCTATGGATGTggtaatttttatttccctgtgacTCCCATTGATCATTCTTATTTGCTCCCACAATTAATATTACCATGCTTAATGAAATCCAAAGAACGTAAGTTCTCGCTTTCTTCTGTATGGATGGAAGTGAAGGTAATCTGATAGAACTGCTTCATTCTTACACAGATGGGCAGTCCTTTCATTTCACTTTCCCAAGATGTAAATCAGCTCAAcatatgtttggttttttggggtttggggtggaggtggggtgggtgttggctcttttggttggtttgttttggttttgggttggttagttggttgttttggggagGTGCGGTatatggtggggttttttaattttattttctagcaGTCATTTACTTGTTCTACAACTTCCTCCAAATTTTTCCTCTGAAGAGTTTGTTCATTCAATTCTGTCCTGCAAAGGTTTATTTTAGCTTTTGCTCCACTGTAAGATTTTCAGATaatgtttttttcacttttgaaTTAAAGACACTCAGCTTCATATGAAGTTCCAAGGCCCTTTGGTTTCACCATTAATCTTTTAATTGCAAAGTATCTTAATCCCTCAATTTTGCatcttcaaaataatttaaaaaacaaaccaaaaccaacaaaaaccccaaaacaaccaacccttCCTGCAGACTCCCCCTCACAACCACAAAAAGCCAGTTGAGAATCTATTTCTACACCCTTAATAATTTCATTATCACTTCATCCAATGTTGCTTCATCCCACACTGTTAAGTTCATTCTTCGTTAAGGACTTTACTAATTACAAAACAAAGTCTAACCCAAACTTCCGTGCACACAAATTGGATTTGTGCTCACTCTTGTATACTGCTCAATAGTAGCAAGTATACAGTGGAGAAATTGGGCCCTAGTGCTGCAGTAGTatgacagagaaacaaaaatgttcAATCTTTTATTCTTGCATTGTCTCCAATTTCAACAGAGATCCTGAATGTGTGGCATCTCCTCTAATTCCTCTGAATTTGCAAAATAATAGCCATTATCCTTCAAAGTATGGTTTGTGGAAAGCTTTGAAAATATAATATTTTATTACAGTATTTTTATACTAAGTACTCACTACTCCCATTTTTATCATTTCCTCTGTGCTTGTGTTTTCTTATGCTTTAATGGCAGACTTGAGGGgatggaaaaggaggaaaagaggcagGGAAGGCTGTTAGGTTTGCAGAACGCAGCAAGCAAATCTAGGATAAAGTGTACTTTATTTATTGACAGGGACAGAGCATTTCAGGATAGTCACTTCAAAGTTCTAATACTTCAGGGGCTCAGTGCTTTATGCACAGAAAAGCTAAGTCATaggaaaaaagaattttaagaCTACATATGAAAAAAGATTGACACTTATAATGAGAATCACATACCCAAGTAAatatattttccattttcatcCTTTTCTGCAAGAGGACTTCCTTCCTTCTCAAGCTCTTTCCTGTATCGCTTGATATTCTTTACCATCAAATCTTTTCTGGTCAGCTCATAGTGGTTTGGGAAATGATTGACAATTTGATCATCGGAGAGGCGGTAACCAGTTTCCacactgaaaacatttctgattGTTTGTACACTCAtcctgaaagcaaaagcagacaCCACATGATTTCCCCCAAGAAAGACAATTCAGGAAAACAAAGTTGGattgggggatttttttgttaccCTCACTtcaccttttccctttctcatttCTCTTTATAGTGTAATATTTTGTTGCAGTGGCAATCTAACATAACCTGAACTTTATtagcaaaaccaaagaaatcCTGACAGGTTTTATTGATCCCTCTACTACTACTGAAATTGGTGCAGACAATGAGGAAAGGAAGACAATGACATGGTCCTAAGTGAACTCTGGCTTGTTGACAGTCAGGTCAGCTCCTCAGCAGGGCCTGAAAAATGACTGATGCATACCTGAATGATTCAGAAGCATCTTTCTAAATCTGTTACTTCACTCTCTGGGAACTCAGCTTTGCTcttaaaaaaagccacaaaaacaaCCTCCTACTGACTACCTTACTATGCACATTGTGAAGGACTTCAAGCATATGAATTGAAAAGCATGATTCAGAGATCTTGCCAAAAACAACTGTAAATGCCAGATTAGAGGCAGGTGATCAAATCAGCTATCTACTTGATTTTTCACTGAAGGTTAGAGAAGAGCTATATATACTAGGAATTTTCTGTATTAAATGTCTTACATTGGaaatttattaatatttcctgAATGCCATCTATCTTCTACATTATCATTTCAGGAACTAAAGAAAACCCCTAAACAAAACCAGTCACACAACATTTTCCATGTGTGCCCTGTTCATCCACTCCCTCCAAACTGCATTTTAGAACATGAGCAGATTACTGGATTCCTACCCATTTAAGTAAGCAGTTCATAAAGGGTACATTTGGCAACACAAATTGCCATTCTGTCATACTTGAAAAGGACAATATAAATTGTTTGGTTTACTTAGACTATTGTTTCTGCCAATTAATAGATTGCTGCATTGCAGGACAGCATTCATAGTCTCAGAAAACTGCCAAACAAGACAGACTACTCCCCTCCTTTCACCATTATCTTCATTTAATTCCACATTCACTCTCATTACTGAAATGCTGAATAATTTGGTCTGCATATAAATCATTATcgtgaaggagaaagaaagttcaGTTCTCAAGGCCTTTATTACAAGAGCCTGGACTCTGGTAACAGGGTAAGCTTCCACTACATTAATAAAAGAATATTTATCATAGACTGGAACTGTGTACTCTTGCATTACTTTGCTTATGTTCTCAGAAAAATTTGAGAAAGGATACGTTCAAAGGTTCCCCTCAGGTCACAAATCCCCTCCAGcagtacaggaaaaaaaaaaatctacttacTGCATACAAAAATCTCAAATAATCAGGTGTAATATTTCAAAACAAACCCCATTGAGCACAGCATTTCCTCTGGGATTTCTACAGTTAGTATTCCAAGAAGTGATCAGTGTCTCTCTAGGTCGCTGACTTTCCACTCCTTGACAAAACCTCTGGCAAACTGTAAAGGTACACGAGATCAGAGTGGATCCATGCAGATGGGACCTTCTACCCTGACAGTCATAATGACTTTAGCAGGCCTGCACAGATACAAGAATCTACCAATGGAAATCTGAACAGAAGACCAGCAATAGCCTAAGGAATTACAGAAGCCACAAAACCATATTACACTCTTAAGAGCACTGAAGTTAACCAGGAACTTCAATATCTTTCATTTTTCAATATGCATTTTGTTATATTATGAACATATTAAAATGCTTCACAAATTTAGAAATTGGTATTTTTAATGTACTTACCAATAAAAATTCCAGTCTTCATTTTCTGCCACCTGAATCCAGCCTCTTTTTTCAAAGTTGTTTATTAGAACAGATTTTTCAATGTCAGTTACCCACTTTACTTTTCCTGCCATTATCCTACAGCAGAATCAACCTGTCAGTAAAGAAAAGTTTGAAGATGTGAATTTGAAAACAGGGGAGAATACAAGCCAGGAAagtcaaagcagaagaaaaagtggCATATAGAAAGCACTTCACATAAATAAGACAGaagtaaattaaatttaaaatcaaGGAATATAATATCTTAAGATTCAGACTGAAACCCTGTATTTATCAGCTGGACAAAGGCAAACAAAGACTCTAGATACAAGGACCTTTCACACTGCCCAGCTAATCATCTTTCATGAATGGGCACACATCTCATGTCTCCCCTTAAATACACTCATGACAGAAATAACTACAGTTACAGGGTAATGTTTACAAAACCAAATGTAAAGCACaggtattttattatttctaagCAAGACTTACATGCATatactttttttgctttgttttgaagtAGGAGATTTCATGCAGATCACTCAGTGACTGTAGAAGAAAACAATTCCAAAATAAACCCTTACATAGTCTATCAAGAATCATGATTTGCTATACTTGGAAAATTAAGAACAGGGTTCAACGGAATTGCCACTTTGGACTTCTGAATGGCAGACTTTTTTTAGAGGGTTGCTTGAtagagtcccttgggaggcagtcctgaagaGCACAGGAacccaggaaggctgggcattcctcaagagggaagtcttaaaggcaATCCCTATGTGCTGTAAGATGAGATGGTAGCAAAGACCTGTCAGGCTGAACAGGGAGCTCTGTCTGCTTCTCAGAGAAAAGAGAGTGTATGGCccttggaagaagaggcagGGCACACAAGCTGATGACAAAGATGTTGTGAgactatgcagggagaaaattgaAAGTCCAAAGCCCAGCTTGAAACTAATCTGGCTACTACTGTAAAAGACAGAAGTCTTTCTATaagtacagcagcagcaaaagaaggGCCACAGAGAGCCTCCATCCTCTATTAGATGGAGGAGGAAATATGGCGACtaaggatgagggaaaggctgaagtGCTTAATGCtgcctttgcttcagtctttagaATTCAGCCCCCTGAGCTAGTAGACAGAGACTGGGAGCAGAATGATCCCCTTGCAATTCAGGAAGAGAT belongs to Indicator indicator isolate 239-I01 chromosome 3, UM_Iind_1.1, whole genome shotgun sequence and includes:
- the TTLL1 gene encoding polyglutamylase complex subunit TTLL1 encodes the protein MAGKVKWVTDIEKSVLINNFEKRGWIQVAENEDWNFYWMSVQTIRNVFSVETGYRLSDDQIVNHFPNHYELTRKDLMVKNIKRYRKELEKEGSPLAEKDENGKYIYLDFVPVTFMLPADYNLFVEEFRKNPSSTWIMKPCGKAQGKGIFLINKLSQIKKWSRDSKTSSFVSQSSKEAYVISLYINNPLLIGGKKFDLRLYVLVSTYRPLRCYMYKLGFCRFCTVKYTPSTSELDNMFVHLTNVAIQKHGDDYNHIHGGKWTVSNLRLYLESTRGKEVTNKLFDEIHWIIVQSLKAVAPVMNNDKHCFECYGYDIIIDDKLKPWLIEVNASPSLTSSTANDRILKYNLINDTLNIAVPNGEIPDCKWNKSPPKEVLGNYEVLYDEEMAQSDGHDRELRSRSGQSTGVKGNRARDSGKPVLTTWK